A window of the Plasmodium vivax chromosome 12, whole genome shotgun sequence genome harbors these coding sequences:
- a CDS encoding hypothetical protein (encoded by transcript PVX_117070A): MGGMNSMNGMSGVNSMNGMSGVNSMNSMNGMSGVNSMNSMNSMNGMNSMNGMSGVNSMNDWAETQGAYRKWLCKFFLFLLKIRTRGINQKKGEAKRVKKVKKVKKVKKPKKAKKAKKATNATNAQRVKKLKKRRSASQMEDARNVQSGMRKKKKKMKKKKERKKTKAEMIG, translated from the exons ATGGGCGGCATGAACAGCATGAACGGTATGAGCGGCGTGAACAGCATGAACGGTATGAGCGGCGTGAACAGCATGAACAGCATGAACGGTATGAGCGGCGTGAACAGCATGAACAGCATGAACAGCATGAACGGTATGAACAGCATGAACGGTATGAGCGGCGTGAACAGCATGAACGACTGGGCAGAAACGCAGGGAGCGTATAGA AAATGGCTTTGtaagttttttcttttccttttgaaaATCCGCACAAGGGGgataaaccaaaaaaaaggggaggcaaagagggtgaagaaggtgaagaaggtgaagaaggtgaagaagccgAAGAAGGCAAAGAAGGCAAAGAAAGCAACGAACGCAACGAATGCACAGCGGGTAAAGAAGTTGAAGAAGCGCAGGAGTGCTTCCCAAATGGAAGATGCAAGAAATGTACAAAGTggtatgagaaaaaaaaaaaaaaaaatgaaaaaaaagaaagaaagaaaaaaaacaaaagcagAGATGATTGGCTAA
- a CDS encoding hypothetical protein, conserved (encoded by transcript PVX_117075A) has translation MSVNTLAARKDYNDYKMCMQANKRSSNAKEKCASDLDRAINTTTQMISRECLPHTEELYKCFKHSFRLSFCDKGVIERLKNCQSDVYKMITS, from the exons ATGAGTGTG AACACGTTGGCAGCCCGCAAAGATTACAACGACTACAAAATGTGCATGCAGGCGAACAAGCGCAGCAGCAACGCGAAGGAGAAGTGCGCCAGCGACCTGGACAGGGCGATAAACACGACAACGCAAAT GATCTCTCGGGAATGCCTACCCCACACGGAAGAGTTATACAAATGCTTTAAGCATTCATTTCGCCTGAGCTTCTGCGATAAGGGCGTCATTgaaaggttaaaaaattgccagTCGGATGTTTACAAGATGATAACGTCGTGA
- a CDS encoding hypothetical protein, conserved (encoded by transcript PVX_117080A), with protein MSKGIDSMKPYFPAVLKGCESASDKFFKCLNENLQPHGNEQTASDGISQCQPLKINYEKCMEEMLKKVKKDSLSFLTSYKGSNE; from the exons ATGAGTAAGGGAATCGATTCGATGAAGCCGTACTTCCCCGCGGTGTTAAAAG GGTGCGAGTCCGCGTCAgataaatttttcaaatgcctGAACGAAAATTTGCAACCCCACGGAAATGAGCAGACCGCCAGTGACGGCATAAGTCAGTGCCAACCGTTAAAAATT AATTATGAAAAGTGCATGGAGGAGATGctgaaaaaggtgaagaaagACTCCCTCTCGTTTTTGACATCCTACAAGGGGAGTAATGAATAG
- a CDS encoding hypothetical protein (encoded by transcript PVX_117085A) encodes MASSDGKKKKKKKTRDVKDDGGVKQCPPGGFPVEEATKKRERKREKKEKKEKTEKKENFQTTPNSQNIQNSESSPNDPHNIRANEGEEDRYRKEQNEQLVEGEEATDLTARIEAPSEDPHTNQSSEKKKKKKKKKKKKKGEGDEEEVDGEDEEERQKSKALEVTKKKMEGQHEVDINKVTSETKDEKDAPSNGENCVEDGAPGTGDYTIRGRDLGEGTTSATRKGNKESEEIKSTRKETKGGGENRRLHSSSGSDAHEQVQVKHNQGDTQLDEAENQVGQKKEKEAQRGGEECHKQEKENRDISEGELNGAGQCAEGALLEMETMHSLRDSEKKGEERKKKKKKKKEGPTKGESRRSKRAKAKEKGKAVEAEDQAIEAETDQAAETEKDKTAEMEKDQTAETDNEPEQAKEKCTEKNEELLVAATDEGVPPEGEVQESVDCATDSIARIVSKEESDSNGGTTPEGGSLHKMCHSNGVKHLETYESKVCVANSFHDISSPTSENGETEEGSHTGETASYGENKKSFDLLSYIENGIKNYVNLLKEENVEIYERKCVKEIISFHKLKLKYLKKKKKKIKQNIHVENSASECGSPILCSTSEEDKEEIIKNFGRFDSLTWGQADEGSASSAATHNKGTNGKSGNGNANVGKKSSKGKKNPSHGQTPWGSENDPLGSTTSVHKKKAKKVERRGANKSSDESSPGKMDTSSLNDMEVENQSEELGCAESARRGCVPPSSGVEVKRECHAAALQSNSLTAPSEDLEGGGSPSSKNVFEALFHFYAKDRGSAKRNTEPEGKTSEASCYAKGMDLELFLNFSKHYKIIKSLLTKSELEKIFLNETKGNTYIQARQFQKVLMVCAQIAFTKPPHRVNFTDTKKIFHCLVTWLCNNAPEQQKKIILKSCQLADSSILTENGKTAEQQKADVKSSTLRNKQYSISVKDKSRKPPTNDIVLTNSQKFETPSKKMEKAKMFRYNTSVNLRK; translated from the exons ATGGCTAGCTcggatgggaaaaaaaaaaaaaaaaaaaaaacacgcgaTGTGAAGGATGATGGGGGGGTTAAGCAGTGCCCCCCAGGTGGATTCCCTGTGGAGGAGGCGACAAAAAAgcgggaaagaaaaagggagaaaaaagaaaaaaaagaaaaaacagaaaaaaaagaaaatttccaaacTACCCCAAATAGCCAAAATATCCAAAACAGTGAAAGTAGCCCCAATGACCCACACAACATTCGAGCCAATGAAGGCGAAGAGGACCGCTATCGGAAGGAACAGAACGAACAACTCGTTGAGGGAGAAGAGGCAACTGACCTAACGGCACGAATAGAGGCCCCCAGTGAGGATCCCCACACAAATCAAagttctgaaaaaaaaaagaaaaaaaagaagaaaaagaaaaagaagaaaggggAAGGTGACGAGGAAGAGGTAGATggggaagatgaagaagaaagacAAAAATCAAAAGCGCTGgaggtaacaaaaaaaaaaatggagggacAACACGAAGTAGACATAAACAAAGTGACAAGCGAAAcaaaagatgaaaaagaTGCCCcatcaaatggggagaatTGCGTTGAAGATGGAGCTCCAGGGACAGGAGACTACACTATACGTGGGAGAGACCTTGGAGAGGGTACCACAAGTGCAACCCGCAAAGGGAATAAAGAGAGTGAGGAAATCAAATCCACCAGGAAGGaaaccaaagggggaggagaaaaccGTAGACTCCATAGTAGCAGTGGCAGTGATGCACATGAACAGGTGCAGGTAAAACACAACCAAGGGGATACACAACTGGACGAAGCAGAGAATCAGgttggccaaaaaaaggagaaggaagcccaacgtggaggagaagaatGCCACaaacaagaaaaagaaaataggGACATTTCGGAAGGCGAGCTAAATGGCGCGGGACAATGTGCAGAGGGCGCACTCCTCGAAATGGAGACCATGCATAGCTTAAGGGATAGcgagaaaaagggggaagagaggaaaaagaaaaaaaagaaaaaaaaagagggtcCCACGAAGGGGGAGtcaaggaggagcaaaaggGCGAAAGCTAAAGAGAAGGGCAAAGCGGTCGAGGCGGAGGACCAAGCGATCGAGGCGGAGACGGATCAAGCCGCCGAAACGGAGAAGGACAAAACGGCCGAAATGGAGAAGGACCAAACCGCCGAAACGGATAACGAACCCGAGCAggcgaaagaaaaatgcactgaaaaaaacgaagaactGCTTGTCGCAGCAACGGACGAGGGGGTACCACCCGAGGGCGAAGTTCAAGAGAGCGTGGATTGCGCAACTGACTCAATCGCAAGGATTGTTAGCAAGGAGGAGAGCGACTCGAACGGGGGGACAACGCCGGAAGGGGGCTCCTTACACAAAATGTGCCATTCGAACGGTGTGAAGCACCTAG AAACCTACGAAAGCAAAGTATGCGTGGCGAACTCCTTTCACGACATATCGAGCCCCACGTCTGAGAACGGGGAGACCGAAGAGGGAAGCCACACGGGCGAAACCGCGAGCTacggggaaaataaaaaaagctttGACTTGCTGTCCTACATCGAAaatggaattaaaaattacgtCAATCTGctaaaggaagaaaacgtGGAGATATACGAAAGAAAATGTGTTAAGGAGATAATATCCTTtcacaaattaaaattaaaatatttaaaaaaaaaaaaaaaaaaaattaagcaaaatatACACGTGGAGAACTCCGCATCAGAATGTGGATCACCCATATTATGTAGCACTTCCGAGGAAGACaaggaagaaataattaaaaattttggccGCTTCGATTCTTTGACTTGGGGTCAGGCAGACGAAGGCAGTGCCAGTAGCGCTGCTACACATAACAAAGGCACGAATGGAAAAAGCGGAAATGGAAATGCCAACGTGGGAAAGAAATCGAGCAAAGGTAAGAAGAACCCCAGTCATGGGCAGACCCCCTGGGGTAGCGAAAATGACCCACTTGGCAGCACCACATCGGTGCACAagaagaaggcgaagaaggTGGAGAGGCGGGGTGCGAACAAAAGTTCAGACGAATCGAGCCCGGGCAAAATGGACACGAGCTCCTTGAACGACATGGAAGTGGAAAACCAGTCGGAGGAATTGGGCTGCGCGGAGAGTGCAAGACGAGGGTGTGTTCCCCCAAGTAGCGGGGTGGAGGTGAAAAGGGAGTGTCACGCCGCTGCTCTGCAGAGTAACAGCCTCACCGCCCCGAGCGAAGACCtcgaggggggaggaagcccAAGCAGCAAAAACGTTTTCGAAGCGCTGTTCCACTTTTACGCAAAGGATAGAGGAAGCGCCAAACGAAACACAGAACCGGAAGGAAAAACGAGCGAGGCGAGTTGTTACGCGAAAGGTATGGACCTCGAGCTGTTCTTAAATTTCTCCaaacattataaaattataaaaagcttattaacaaaaagtgagttggaaaaaatttttttaaatgaaaccAAAGGAAATACATACATCCAAGCAAGACAGTTCCAGAAGGTCCTAATGGTATGTGCGCAAATAGCATTTACCAAACCACCACATAGGGTCAATTTCACAgacacgaaaaaaatattccacTGTTTGGTTACATGGCTTTGTAACAACGCACCtgagcaacaaaaaaaaattattttaaaaagttgccAGCTAGCCGATTCTTCCATACTCACGGAGAATGGCAAAACAGCCGAACAGCAGAAGGCTGATGTGAAAAGCTCAACGTTGCGAAATAAACAATACTCCATTTCTGTGAAGGACAAAAGTAGGAAGCCACCCACAAATGACATTGTACTGACCAATTCgcaaaaatttgaaacgCCATCGAAGAAGATGGAGAAGGCCAAAATGTTCCGCTACAACACGAGTGTCAATTTGCGCAAGTAG
- a CDS encoding hypothetical protein, conserved (encoded by transcript PVX_117090A), with amino-acid sequence MPRAEPGTPKWLANKMKAKGLQKLKWYCQMCEKQCRDENGFKCHRLSETHQRQMQIFCQDANKFMDDYSSMFEKEFMRLMKTKYCRTRILANTVYTNMISDKTHIHMNATVWVTLTDFVLYLGKTGKCKIEETERGWYIEYIDREKIEREKAFEQRKKIEYSYEELKEKKINEAIEEAKKTGKFIQSEYTGLNKKSDEKIVISSIKATRRESSASKAGVNVLIAKALSKGEEGKGHVADSLPDKRFSVENDVVKGAAKKRPLSSIELLLLENEAKKRVTNTAANLKNQQNSHSEMEEKQQEKDEKGNPPTGKQYSWLCKNIVVKIIDRKHKYCNHKGVIVSVPSDERDKCEIQLNNSEKKKTSAHQKQLQTVIPKIGRHVLILRGQYRGLRGEVKQILPDEESALVAIFDKHSGTAWS; translated from the exons ATGCCGCGCGCCGAGCCGGGGACGCCAAAATGGCTGGCGAACAAGATGAAGGCCAAGGGCCTCCAGAAGCTGAAGTGGTACTGCCAAATGTGCGAAAAGCAGTGCAGAGACGAAAACGGATTCAAGTGCCACCGACTGTCGGAGACGCACCAAAGGCAAATGCAGATCTTCTGCCAAGacgcaaataaatttatggATGACTACTCCTCTATGTTCGAGAAAGAATTTATGCGCTTAATGAAAACGAAATATTGTCGAACGCGTATTCTGGCCAACACCGTCTACACCAACATGATCAGCGATAAAACACACATCCATATGAATGCCACCGTCTGGGTGACTCTCACcgattttgttctttacCTTGGGAAGACGgggaaatgtaaaattgaagaaaCGGAAAGGGGGTGGTACATAGAATATATcgatagggaaaaaattgaaagagaaaaagcttttgagcaaaggaaaaaaatcgaatACTCCTATGAAgaattgaaagaaaaaaaaattaatgaagcTATTGAAGAGGCtaaaaaaacggggaaatTTATCCAATCGGAATATACAGgattgaataaaaaaagtgatgagAAAATTGTCATATCGTCTATAAAAGCTACTCGAAGGGAGTCCAGTGCGTCGAAAGCCGGTGTTAACGTCCTCATAGCCAAGGCACTGagcaagggggaagaaggaaaggGGCACGTGGCGGACTCTTTGCCAGATAAGCGGTTCTCCGTAGAAAATGATGTAGTCAAGGGTGCGGCGAAGAAAAGACCCCTGTCATCCATCGAACTTCTCCTTCTGGAAAacgaggcgaaaaaaagggtaacGAACACAGCTgctaatttaaaaaatcagCAAAATAGCCACAGCGAaatggaggagaagcaacaagaaaaagacgaaaaagggaacccccccacTGGTAAGCAGTACTCCTggttatgcaaaaatatcgTCGTTAAAATAATCGACAGGAAACACAAATATTGTAACCACAAGGGCGTCATCGTTTCCGTCCCCTCTGACGAAAGGGATAAATGTGAAATCCAGCTGAACaacagcgaaaaaaaaaaaacttctgcTCATCAAAAGCAGCTCCAAACGGTTATACCAAAAATCGGGCGGCACGTTTTGATCCTGAGGGGGCAGTACAGGGGCCTCCGCGGGGAGGTCAAGCAG ATTTTACCCGATGAGGAGTCCGCCCTGGTTGCAATTTTTGATAAACATTCAGGTACTGCTTGGAGCTGA
- a CDS encoding ribosomal protein, putative (encoded by transcript PVX_117095A; Apicoplast targeted protein. Curated by Stuart Ralph, Walter and Eliza Hall Institute of Medical Research, Australia.) → MGHLTRVAIPFILLMISDKVPFVGSFFSASGGGEMAQRGGRKGRNDCYHVSKRRKGAREVVRSSVAREGLLNSVAREQGGSPLGGPPVLDGVDKAEDTSCDGGDDRADAHGGYPTHCYTAELDIFQNDCLQLKQWYQGQQVREKWKQKHIENVRSNYEKVLLNNKYNELFNMYRNVKKNNVENSKRRVKTNRINPVVYIKKRLVSATAKYIKMSFIKTRKILWKIRYMPIIKAFAFLYYYGTNKYTVNIYKCIKSCLFNAINKYGRNNIKPVFHTLQANMGGYTKKINIRAKGKTDIIREPHTHIRVVLEV, encoded by the coding sequence ATGGGCCACCTAACCAGAGTAGCCATCCCGTTTATTCTCCTAATGATAAGTGATAAGGTGCCATTTGTCGGAAGCTTCTTCAGCGCAAGCGGTGGTGGCGAAATGGcccagaggggggggaggaagggaagaaacgACTGTTACCACGTGTCGAAGCGGAGGAAAGGCGCGAGGGAGGTAGTCCGAAGTAGTGTTGCAAGGGAGGGGCTCCTAAATAGCGTTGCACGGGAACAGGGAGGGAGTCCGCTGGGCGGCCCCCCCGTGCTAGATGGGGTAGACAAAGCGGAGGACACAAGCTGTGATGGCGGTGATGACCGTGCAGACGCCCACGGTGGGTACCCCACACATTGCTACACAGCCGAGCTGGACATCTTCCAGAATGACTGCCTACAGCTGAAGCAGTGGTACCAAGGGCAGCAGGTGCGGGAGAAGTGGAAGCAAAAGCACATCGAAAATGTGCGGAGCAACTACGAGAAGGTCCTCCTAAACAACAAGTACAATGAGCTGTTTAACATGTATAgaaatgtcaaaaaaaataatgtagaAAATTCTAAAAGGAGAGTTAAAACGAACAGAATCAATCCGGTCGtctatataaaaaaaagactagTCTCAGCAACAGCaaagtatattaaaatgtccTTTATAAAAACGAGGAAGATTCTTTGGAAAATCAGATACATGCCCATAATAAAGGCCTTCGCTTTTCTGTACTACTACGGCACGAACAAATACACGGTGAATATTTACAAGTGCATTAAGTCGTGCCTCTTTAACGCCATTAACAAATACGGGCGGAATAATATCAAGCCCGTTTTCCACACGCTGCAGGCTAATATGGGTGGGTACACCAAGAAGATTAACATCCGCGCCAAGGGGAAAACGGACATCATACGCGAGCCGCACACGCACATTCGGGTGGTCCTCGAGGTGTAG
- a CDS encoding 1-deoxy-D-xylulose 5-phosphate reductoisomerase, putative (encoded by transcript PVX_117100A; Apicoplast targeted protein. Curated by Stuart Ralph, Walter and Eliza HallInstitute of Medical Research, Australia.), with amino-acid sequence MKGSICLHTLLLLVGMQEMGAGRVCPQRGERKRAYVINMKRGSVQNGGARRGLWSGRVKFRKREDLSRGGRGPECAVNAVNAASAANNGNPANAANDANASNPSNRANRANPANCINVAIFGSSGSIGANALDVIRECNRVERRFNVEALYVNKSVTKLYEQAREFLPKYVCIHDESKYEELKMLLRKIKGYNPEILVGDDGMKQMCSSNTLDRIIIGIDSFHGLYSTIYAIKSNKIIGLANKESIVSAGFFLKKLLTSHTKSCIIPVDSEHSAIFQCLDNNKVLKTKCLQDSFSKVNQIKKLILSSSGGPFQNASLDELKKVTAEDALKHPKWKMGPKITIDSATMMNKGLEVIEAHFLFDVDYNHIEILVHKECILHSCVEFIDKSVVSQMYLPDMKLPILYALTWPNRIATELPSLNLASTSPLTFYSPSLDHFPCIKLAYQAGRQGNFYPTVLNAANEVANKLFLSNKIGYFDIAAIISDVLESFTPQEVSNNCEDLMHQIGGIHKWAVRRAEEVYRVRSSAAQ; translated from the coding sequence ATGAAAGGGTCCATTTGTTTGCACACCCTGTTGTTGCTCGTCGGCATGCAGGAAATGGGGGCCGGTCGTGTGTGCCCCCAACGTGGTGAGAGGAAAAGGGCGTAcgtaataaatatgaaacgGGGGAGCGTGCAGAATGGTGGAGCGAGGCGAGGGCTGTGGTCCGGGCGGGTAAAGTTTAGGAAGCGGGAGGACCTCTCCCGTGGGGGCAGAGGCCCTGAGTGCGCGGTGAACGCGGTGAACGCGGCCAGCGCGGCAAATAATGGCAAccccgctaacgccgctaacgaTGCTAACGCTTCTAACCCCTCTAACCGCGCTAACCGCGCTAACCCCGCCAACTGCATCAACGTGGCCATCTTCGGGAGCAGCGGGAGCATCGGCGCGAACGCGCTGGACGTGATTCGCGAGTGCAACCGAGTTGAGAGGCGCTTCAACGTGGAGGCCCTGTACGTCAACAAAAGCGTGACCAAACTGTATGAACAGGCAAGGGAGTTTTTGCCAAAGTATGTGTGCATCCACGATGAGTCAAAATAtgaggaattaaaaatgttgttaagaaaaataaagggatACAACCCAGAGATACTAGTGGGGGATGATGGCATGAAACAAATGTGCAGCAGCAACACACTAGACAGAATTATAATTGGGATCGACTCCTTCCATGGGTTATACTCAACCATATATGCAATTAAAAGCAATAAAATTATTGGGCTAGCGAATAAAGAGTCAATCGTATCTGCAGgattttttctcaaaaaattattaacaagtCATACAAAATCGTGCATTATTCCAGTGGACTCAGAACACAGTGCCATCTTCCAATGTTTGGATAATAAcaaagttttaaaaacgaaatgtcTGCAGGATAGCTTCTCCAAAGtgaatcaaataaaaaaattaattttatcctCCTCAGGTGGCCCCTTTCAAAATGCCTCCCTTGATGAGCTGAAAAAAGTAACCGCAGAAGATGCCCTCAAACATCCAAAGTGGAAAATGGGACCCAAAATAACCATCGACTCTGCAACTATGATGAACAAAGGGTTAGAGGTGATTGAGGCTCATTTCCTCTTCGACGTAGATTACAATCATATAGAAATCCTTGTGCATAAGGAATGTATTCTCCATTCGTGCGTAGAATTTATAGACAAATCGGTTGTAAGCCAAATGTACCTCCCAGATATGAAGCTTCCAATTCTATATGCTTTGACTTGGCCTAATAGAATTGCTACAGAATTGCCGTCTCTTAATTTGGCTAGTACGTCTCCCCTTACATTTTACTCCCCCTCACTGGACCACTTCCCTTGTATCAAGCTGGCGTACCAGGCAGGTCGGCAGGGGAACTTCTACCCAACTGTCCTCAACGCGGCCAACGAGGTGGCCAACAAACTATTTCTAAGTAACAAAATTGGCTACTTTGACATTGCCGCCATCATATCTGACGTTTTGGAGTCCTTCACGCCGCAGGAGGTCTCCAACAACTGCGAGGATTTGATGCACCAAATTGGGGGCATCCACAAGTGGGCCGTCCGCAGGGCTGAGGAGGTGTACCGGGTGCGCTCCTCCGCAGCGCAGTGA
- a CDS encoding hypothetical protein, conserved (encoded by transcript PVX_117105A), translating into MEEGNARVDSISQQACQMNSGRDTHVRRRVFYIVQEVPYADFYNFDYGPIDKFRESAETQCIDGDASSSSSSSSSGSAQLGDGGRGKAPHERRCGEGVPQRNSAEYEGEKRECAEYYQGGEHPNGGNPSGGALPCGGQPNGGHPPGGAPRKSESREAYPLADNLSRGKTHPKKGPKKGKRKNEFLKQCEFSSDGSCYYTISNGNHLRLFATDPLLLNELSKGEEGKLNLRALHEQYEHMNPQEREKRNESWVCMQLGEHIYDCKFYPFFDWSNSNTCFFAACSKGNPVCLHSAYDGSSIMSFKPLNECHELCSCYSLCFHPERNWLLCGTNAKSIKVFDFGKPSEVYENRILSTRRGKGQKGIISTMAYKKNGFGKNAIYAVGDYSDCIYLYADNCDHTNDFILKFQVNRKNSNGVTCIKWLDEFSLLSGSRNGSFIYRFDMRKATEYTQKWERFALTNQKYLFDVYGDFLLSGDTFGYLNVYNLAHNKLIYREQINKYSPLISVHVHPTYPLLLTGSGTRRFYENSTNQVDIMASVLSRGVHTSDRNLVEEDSSCAAPFPSVSRYINSVCTVWCDFPP; encoded by the coding sequence ATGGAGGAGGGAAACGCCCGGGTGGACTCAATCAGCCAGCAGGCCTGTCAAATGAACAGCGGAAGAGACACTCACGTGAGGAGGAGAGTATTCTACATCGTGCAAGAAGTGCCGTACGCAGATTTTTATAACTTCGATTATGGGCCAATTGACAAGTTTAGGGAGTCCGCGGAGACGCAGTGCATCGACGGGGAcgcatcatcatcatcgtcgtcgtcgtcaTCGGGAAGTGCTCAGCTTGGCGATGGCGGGAGGGGGAAGGCGCCCCATGAAAGGCGCTGCGGCGAGGGTGTTCCACAGAGGAATAGTGCAGAATACGAGGGGGAGAAACGCGAATGTGCAGAGTACTACCAGGGAGGGGAGCATCCCAATGGGGGGAATCCCAGTGGAGGAGCTCTTCCCTGTGGAGGGCAACCCAATGGAGGacacccccctgggggggcaCCCCGAAAGAGCGAATCGCGTGAAGCATATCCCCTCGCGGATAACCTCTCTAGGGGGAAGACCCACCCGAAGAAAggccccaaaaaaggaaaaaggaaaaatgaattccTAAAGCAGTGCGAATTCAGCAGCGACGGGAGTTGCTACTACACCATTTCGAACGGAAATCATTTGAGGCTTTTCGCCACGGACCCGTTACTACTAAATGAGTTAAGCAAAGGTGAAGAGGGGAAGCTAAATTTAAGGGCACTCCATGAGCAGTACGAGCATATGAACCCTcaggagagggagaaaagaaaCGAAAGTTGGGTCTGCATGCAGTTGGGTGAGCATATATACGACTGTAAATTTTACCCCTTCTTTGATTGGAGCAATAGCAACACCTGTTTCTTCGCAGCTTGTTCGAAAGGCAACCCCGTTTGTTTGCACAGCGCATATGATGGGTCATCTATCATGTCCTTCAAACCGCTAAACGAGTGCCACGAGCTGTGTAGCTGCTATTCGTTGTGTTTCCACCCGGAGAGGAACTGGCTCCTATGCGGAACGAATGCAAAGTCTATTAAGGTGTTCGATTTTGGGAAGCCAAGTGAAGTGTATGAAAATCGTATCCTGAGCACGAGGAGAGGGAAAGGCCAAAAGGGAATCATCTCTACCatggcatataaaaaaaatggatttgGGAAAAATGCAATTTACGCCGTTGGAGATTACAGCGATTGCATCTACCTCTATGCAGATAACTGTGACCATACAAAtgatttcattttgaaatttcAAGTTAATAGGAAGAACTCCAATGGGGTTACGTGCATAAAATGGCTAGACGAGTTTTCCCTCCTAAGTGGCAGTCGAAATGGGTCCTTTATCTACCGTTTTGATATGAGAAAGGCTACAGAGTATACGCAGAAATGGGAAAGATTTGCCTTAACCAATCAGAAGTACCTTTTTGATGTGTATGGGGATTTCCTCCTCAGTGGAGATACCTTTGgatatttaaatgtatataactTGGCACACAACAAATTGATTTACAGGGAACAAATTAATAAGTACTCTCCCCTCATCTCTGTGCATGTGCATCCTACGTATCCTCTCCTGCTAACAGGATCTGGCACGAGACGCTTTTACGAAAATAGCACCAATCAGGTGGATATCATGGCCAGTGTCCTTAGTCGGGGGGTGCACACATCTGACCGTAACCTGGTGGAAGAGGACTCGTCTTGTGCAGCCCCCTTTCCCAGCGTCTCCCGCTATATAAACAGCGTCTGCACAGTGTGGTGCgattttcccccctga